In the genome of Gemmatimonadota bacterium, one region contains:
- the dacB gene encoding D-alanyl-D-alanine carboxypeptidase/D-alanyl-D-alanine-endopeptidase — translation MVHSLFLLLLLSATGGDRVPVPPADGRLAAPAGAASAHAVGLLRSELEQLLRQPGWHGNRWGVLVVSLDRGDTLFAHQPDVPLAPASNMKLFTAAAALYYLGPQFRYSTFLMTDGLEDAGVLRGDLILYGTGDPTLSDRFYARKTSVWEEFADALRALGITRIEGDVVGDASYFGGPSTGLGWQESYMNAWYAAPATALAFNDNVVTLRVRPAAQPGWRPELQLVPGGEGIAIVNQATTVRRGRSWIDVNRAAYDGPIVVRGQISRSHRGVWRTVPVADPARYAAAVLRQVLEERGIQVTGAVRSVQLPEDSPLTGRSVFAPAFDDRPPLRVLAVHRSPPLLDILEVVNKRSHNLYAELVLRTVGRVALGDGTVEGGGRAARYILQSETGAEPAGLQIFDGSGLSVLNRASAGHMVQLLRYMAASTMWEAFWSTLPEAGEPGGLRRMYRTAAERNLRAKTGTIDRVSALSGYVRAGNGERLAFSILSNNVPSTWKAKRIEDAIGTRLAEFRRPPQGLDEEPPVSPAPIAPPAPAGAADAAPITPDSAAAPRFHSVRAGETLTGIARRWGTTVDALRAANSGVDPRRIRPGQKLRLPTTSAEAPAASGAADRKQAARAYVIRRGDTLEGIARRHRLTVEALRAANPGVNPRRLMPGRKLRLPPA, via the coding sequence GTGGTGCACTCGCTCTTTTTGTTGCTGCTACTGAGCGCGACGGGCGGTGACCGTGTGCCGGTCCCGCCGGCTGACGGGCGGCTCGCGGCGCCGGCCGGCGCGGCTTCCGCCCATGCGGTCGGGCTGCTGCGTTCCGAGCTGGAGCAATTGCTCCGCCAGCCCGGGTGGCACGGCAACCGCTGGGGCGTGTTGGTCGTCTCGCTCGACCGCGGTGACACACTCTTCGCGCACCAGCCGGATGTCCCGCTTGCGCCCGCCTCGAACATGAAGCTCTTCACGGCGGCCGCTGCGCTGTATTACCTGGGTCCGCAGTTCCGCTACAGCACGTTCCTCATGACGGATGGCCTCGAGGACGCAGGCGTGCTGCGCGGCGACCTGATCCTGTACGGCACCGGCGACCCCACGCTGTCCGACCGGTTCTATGCCAGGAAAACGTCGGTCTGGGAGGAGTTCGCGGACGCGCTGCGCGCCCTGGGCATCACCCGCATCGAGGGGGACGTGGTCGGCGACGCCTCGTATTTCGGCGGACCGTCTACCGGGTTGGGCTGGCAGGAGAGCTACATGAATGCGTGGTACGCCGCGCCGGCCACTGCCCTCGCCTTCAATGACAACGTCGTAACGCTACGCGTCCGGCCCGCGGCTCAGCCCGGGTGGCGACCCGAGCTGCAGCTCGTGCCGGGCGGTGAAGGCATTGCCATCGTGAACCAGGCCACGACCGTGCGGCGCGGCCGGTCCTGGATCGACGTGAACCGCGCTGCCTATGATGGTCCGATTGTGGTGCGGGGCCAGATCAGCCGCAGCCACCGCGGCGTGTGGCGCACCGTCCCGGTGGCGGATCCCGCCCGCTATGCGGCCGCCGTGCTGCGCCAGGTACTCGAGGAGCGCGGGATCCAGGTGACGGGCGCAGTCCGCTCGGTGCAACTTCCCGAGGATTCGCCGCTGACTGGCCGCTCCGTCTTTGCTCCGGCTTTCGATGACCGGCCGCCCCTGCGCGTGCTTGCCGTGCACCGCTCCCCGCCGCTGCTGGACATCCTCGAGGTGGTGAACAAGCGCAGCCACAACCTTTACGCCGAGCTCGTGCTCCGGACGGTGGGCCGTGTCGCGCTGGGGGACGGCACCGTAGAGGGGGGTGGCCGCGCGGCCCGCTACATCCTGCAGTCCGAGACGGGAGCAGAGCCGGCGGGCCTGCAGATCTTCGATGGTTCCGGCCTCTCCGTGCTGAACCGCGCGAGCGCAGGTCACATGGTCCAGCTTCTGAGGTACATGGCGGCTTCAACCATGTGGGAGGCGTTCTGGTCTACGCTGCCGGAGGCAGGCGAGCCCGGTGGGCTGCGGCGCATGTACCGCACGGCGGCGGAGCGGAACCTCCGTGCGAAGACGGGGACGATTGATCGGGTATCGGCTCTGTCGGGGTATGTGCGGGCGGGGAACGGGGAGCGGCTGGCCTTCAGCATCTTGAGCAACAACGTGCCGTCCACGTGGAAAGCGAAGCGGATCGAGGACGCCATTGGCACTCGCCTGGCGGAGTTCCGCCGGCCGCCCCAGGGCCTCGATGAGGAGCCGCCCGTCTCGCCGGCCCCGATTGCACCCCCGGCGCCCGCCGGCGCAGCCGATGCCGCTCCCATCACGCCGGACTCGGCGGCGGCGCCGCGCTTCCACTCGGTCCGGGCCGGCGAAACGCTGACCGGCATCGCGCGGCGTTGGGGGACAACCGTGGACGCCTTGCGGGCCGCGAACTCCGGCGTAGATCCGCGGCGTATCCGGCCTGGTCAGAAGCTTCGACTCCCCACGACCTCCGCTGAGGCCCCCGCGGCCAGCGGCGCTGCCGACCGGAAACAGGCTGCGCGTGCCTATGTGATCCGGCGGGGTGACACCCTCGAGGGCATTGCCCGGCGCCACCGGCTCACGGTCGAGGCGTTGCGCGCCGCGAACCCGGGGGTCAATCCACGCAGGCTGATGCCGGGTCGGAAGCTCCGGCTGCCTCCCGCATGA
- a CDS encoding holo-ACP synthase, with the protein MLIGAGIDLVSIPRFVEFWTRRQERGLRRLFTAGELDYCFGLARPAASLAARFAAKEAFFKALGTGYGRGGAWTEVEVRRVGAGRPVLELHGRAARLARDQGVRHVHLSLSHTAELATAQVLLEG; encoded by the coding sequence ATGCTGATCGGCGCAGGCATTGACCTGGTATCCATACCCCGGTTCGTCGAGTTCTGGACCCGCCGGCAGGAACGAGGGCTGCGCCGCCTCTTTACCGCTGGCGAACTCGACTACTGCTTCGGTCTCGCCCGCCCCGCTGCCTCCCTGGCCGCACGCTTCGCCGCCAAGGAGGCCTTCTTCAAGGCACTCGGCACGGGCTACGGCAGGGGCGGCGCCTGGACGGAGGTCGAAGTGCGCCGGGTCGGCGCGGGAAGACCGGTGCTCGAGCTCCATGGCCGCGCCGCCCGCCTGGCCAGAGATCAGGGCGTGCGCCACGTGCACCTCTCCCTCTCGCACACTGCAGAGCTCGCCACGGCGCAGGTGCTGCTCGAGGGCTGA